The following coding sequences lie in one Niabella agricola genomic window:
- a CDS encoding LytR/AlgR family response regulator transcription factor, whose translation MSKVIIIDDEFLARSMVKEYLQKYPQLELVAECGDGFEGMKAIQEHKPDLIFLDIQMPKISGFEMLELIEEPPAVIFATAFDEYAIKAFEAHAVDYLLKPFDQERFDKAVNKFLAQHKGSATNTQELLNDVQLPNSNNRIVVKNGSKIKIIPVQEVLYLEAADDFVKIFTKDGYFLKNKTMSFFEAFLPPDLFVRSHRSYIVNIQEITRIDPYEKDGHVAILKNGTKINVSRNGYGKLKAVLGL comes from the coding sequence ATGAGCAAAGTAATCATCATCGACGACGAATTTTTGGCAAGAAGTATGGTAAAAGAATACCTGCAGAAATATCCCCAGCTGGAGCTGGTGGCTGAATGCGGCGACGGGTTTGAAGGAATGAAAGCTATACAAGAGCATAAGCCGGACTTGATTTTTTTGGATATCCAAATGCCCAAGATCAGTGGTTTTGAAATGCTAGAGCTGATTGAAGAACCCCCGGCCGTGATTTTTGCCACCGCATTTGATGAGTACGCGATTAAGGCATTTGAGGCACATGCAGTGGATTACCTGTTAAAACCTTTTGACCAGGAGCGTTTTGATAAAGCGGTGAATAAATTTCTGGCTCAGCACAAGGGGAGCGCCACCAATACGCAGGAATTGCTGAATGATGTGCAGCTTCCCAATTCGAATAACCGGATCGTGGTGAAAAACGGAAGCAAAATCAAGATTATTCCGGTACAGGAGGTCTTGTACCTGGAGGCCGCCGATGACTTTGTAAAGATCTTTACAAAGGATGGTTATTTCCTTAAAAATAAAACCATGTCATTCTTTGAAGCCTTTTTGCCACCCGACCTGTTTGTGCGGAGCCACCGTTCCTATATTGTAAACATCCAGGAAATTACGCGCATTGATCCGTATGAAAAAGACGGTCATGTGGCCATTCTCAAAAATGGCACAAAGATCAATGTGAGCCGGAATGGATATGGAAAGCTAAAGGCGGTGTTGGGACTGTAA
- a CDS encoding YegP family protein — translation MGKFVITKRANGEFQFNLKAGNGQVILTSEGYTTKAACDNGIASVKKNASDDASYDRKTSSNGKPFFNLKAGNGQVIGKSELYESEAARENGIESVKKNAPDADIADETNG, via the coding sequence ATGGGAAAGTTTGTAATTACCAAGAGGGCAAACGGGGAATTCCAGTTTAACCTGAAAGCGGGCAATGGCCAGGTGATCCTTACCAGTGAAGGCTATACCACGAAGGCTGCTTGTGATAACGGCATAGCGTCGGTTAAAAAAAATGCTTCCGATGACGCGAGCTATGACCGCAAAACATCGTCTAACGGCAAACCCTTTTTTAATCTGAAAGCCGGCAATGGTCAGGTGATTGGGAAAAGCGAGCTCTATGAGTCAGAAGCTGCCCGCGAAAACGGAATCGAGTCGGTAAAAAAGAATGCACCAGATGCCGATATTGCCGATGAAACAAACGGTTAG
- a CDS encoding aldehyde dehydrogenase has protein sequence MTGLINELNSMRGFFHTGATRPIAFRKKQLQQLKESILRHEEALSDALFQDLHKSKEEVWITETGMVISEIDAGIRSLDEWMAPQPVATNLANIPGKSSILYEPLGLVLIIAPWNYPFQLLFMPLIGAIAAGNCVVLKPSELAAATEKVMGQIISEAFPANYVLYVPGEGVTLIPRLMDDFRYDHVFYTGSTMVGKIIYQKAAAQLTPVTLELGGKSPCVVTANATLKTAAKRIINIKFSNAGQMCITPDYLLVHNTVKATLIQLLKATILKFYGQHPISSYDYGRIINNKHFHRLKQLMSEQTILHGGEHNEEQLFIAPTLIDAPSMGAPIMKEEIFGPLLPVIGYETEEEALALIRQNENPLAFYIFTNDKKEADRWLQQVPFGGGCVNTAAMHYLNKNLPFGGRGNSGIGRYHGRFSFETFSHAKSILKARNWPDIPLAYPSLKGKLKTLKRVI, from the coding sequence ATGACAGGCCTGATCAACGAGTTGAATAGCATGCGCGGTTTTTTCCATACGGGAGCTACGCGTCCGATCGCATTCCGGAAAAAACAACTGCAACAATTAAAAGAAAGCATCCTGCGCCATGAAGAAGCACTGAGTGACGCATTGTTTCAGGATCTGCATAAAAGCAAGGAAGAGGTTTGGATCACTGAAACCGGTATGGTCATCTCGGAAATCGATGCCGGCATCCGTTCGCTTGACGAGTGGATGGCCCCCCAACCCGTTGCCACCAACCTGGCTAACATACCGGGTAAAAGCAGCATCCTTTACGAACCGTTGGGGCTGGTGCTGATCATCGCTCCCTGGAATTATCCTTTTCAGTTATTATTCATGCCCCTGATCGGCGCCATAGCCGCAGGTAACTGTGTGGTGTTAAAACCCAGCGAACTGGCAGCAGCCACGGAAAAAGTAATGGGACAGATCATCAGTGAAGCGTTTCCCGCCAACTACGTGCTCTATGTTCCGGGAGAAGGCGTTACGCTTATTCCCCGGCTGATGGATGATTTCCGGTATGACCACGTTTTTTACACCGGAAGCACCATGGTAGGAAAGATCATTTATCAAAAGGCAGCAGCCCAACTCACACCGGTAACATTGGAGCTCGGGGGAAAAAGCCCCTGTGTGGTTACCGCCAATGCAACATTGAAAACGGCGGCCAAACGGATCATCAATATCAAATTCTCCAATGCCGGCCAGATGTGCATTACCCCGGATTACCTGCTGGTGCACAATACGGTTAAAGCCACATTAATCCAGCTTCTGAAAGCAACGATCCTGAAATTCTACGGACAACATCCCATCAGCAGCTATGATTACGGCCGCATCATTAACAACAAACATTTTCACCGGCTGAAGCAGTTAATGAGTGAACAAACCATCCTCCATGGCGGCGAACATAACGAAGAACAATTATTCATTGCGCCCACGCTGATCGATGCACCTTCCATGGGCGCACCAATAATGAAAGAAGAAATTTTCGGACCGTTGCTGCCCGTTATCGGTTATGAAACCGAAGAAGAAGCGCTGGCGCTTATCCGGCAGAATGAAAACCCGCTGGCCTTCTATATATTTACCAACGATAAAAAAGAGGCCGACCGGTGGCTGCAGCAGGTTCCCTTTGGCGGCGGGTGTGTAAATACGGCAGCGATGCATTACCTGAACAAAAACCTGCCCTTCGGAGGCCGGGGCAACAGTGGCATCGGTCGCTATCATGGCCGGTTTTCCTTCGAAACCTTCAGCCATGCAAAAAGCATTTTAAAAGCCCGTAACTGGCCCGATATTCCGTTAGCATATCCTTCGCTGAAAGGAAAACTAAAGACCTTAAAACGGGTAATATAG
- a CDS encoding class I SAM-dependent methyltransferase, whose translation MEQKSTLKEIEERFDQDVARFSNLETGQQTTLDASFNMELITDGIVATTSHLKKLLDIGCGAGNYPVKLLSKTTSNPDVTLVDLSKPMLDKARERVQPLTTGRVTTIKEDFRTAALEETAYDVIIATATLHHLREDADWEAAFAKFYRLLKPGGSIWIFDLVTEDHPSLRHLLFTQQYGNYLTGLKDEAYRDHVFAYIEKEDSPRSVLYQTNLLQQSGFKTVALLHKHLCFASFAAFK comes from the coding sequence ATGGAACAGAAATCAACATTAAAAGAAATTGAAGAGCGCTTCGACCAGGATGTGGCCCGTTTTTCAAATCTCGAAACCGGACAGCAAACAACCTTGGATGCCAGCTTTAATATGGAGCTGATCACGGACGGCATTGTTGCCACTACCTCTCATTTGAAAAAGCTACTCGACATCGGATGCGGGGCCGGCAACTACCCGGTAAAGCTCTTGTCAAAAACAACCTCCAACCCCGACGTAACGCTCGTGGACCTGAGCAAGCCCATGCTGGATAAAGCCAGAGAACGGGTGCAGCCATTGACAACCGGCAGGGTAACTACTATAAAAGAAGATTTCAGAACGGCGGCATTGGAGGAAACGGCCTATGATGTGATCATTGCCACGGCTACGCTGCATCATTTACGGGAGGACGCCGACTGGGAAGCAGCCTTTGCAAAATTTTACCGGCTTCTGAAGCCGGGAGGCAGCATCTGGATCTTTGACCTGGTAACCGAAGATCATCCCTCGCTCCGGCACCTGCTTTTTACACAGCAGTACGGCAATTACCTCACTGGTTTGAAGGATGAAGCGTACCGGGATCATGTATTTGCATATATTGAAAAAGAAGACTCCCCCAGGAGCGTACTTTATCAAACCAATCTCTTACAGCAATCTGGTTTTAAAACAGTGGCCTTGCTTCACAAGCATCTTTGCTTTGCTTCCTTTGCCGCTTTTAAATAA
- a CDS encoding LysR family transcriptional regulator, giving the protein MEIRHLVYFHMLAKELHFGRAAAKLFISQPPLSRQIRELEAELGLLLFERNNKRVALTEAGRYFLSESTALLQQLEKAKLKARQIHDSLAGTFRLGYISSAPRSILAQVLKTIKVQYPFLRVNLYEAATQRQRAALESGTLDLGIARAPVLAPQLEQRLLLTEYFCLAKPKGKKIPLRELATQSFVSFNKDYAPDYHQQFLYCCHQLGFEPQVIHECNNMPSILELVAGGMGLAIVPQSVRKLFRFTDLDFVPLRQLPVRTETMLVFDPENRQPALPVFVALLEKAYQHFSNSLGKHT; this is encoded by the coding sequence ATGGAAATCCGGCATTTAGTGTACTTCCACATGCTTGCAAAAGAATTACATTTTGGAAGGGCTGCGGCAAAATTGTTTATCTCCCAACCACCACTGAGCCGCCAGATCCGGGAGCTTGAAGCAGAACTCGGCTTGCTCTTGTTTGAGCGGAATAACAAACGGGTGGCGCTAACCGAAGCCGGCCGGTATTTCCTGTCTGAAAGCACCGCACTGCTGCAACAGCTGGAGAAGGCAAAATTAAAGGCAAGGCAGATTCATGATTCCCTGGCCGGCACTTTCCGGCTGGGATACATCAGTTCCGCGCCCAGGAGCATTCTTGCCCAGGTGCTGAAAACGATAAAAGTGCAGTATCCCTTTTTGCGGGTAAACCTGTATGAAGCAGCTACACAACGGCAACGGGCGGCATTGGAAAGCGGAACACTTGATTTGGGTATTGCCCGCGCGCCAGTGCTGGCCCCGCAATTAGAGCAACGACTGTTGCTGACCGAATATTTTTGCCTGGCAAAGCCAAAGGGAAAAAAGATCCCGTTGCGGGAGCTGGCCACGCAGTCTTTTGTTTCCTTCAATAAGGATTATGCACCGGATTACCACCAGCAGTTCCTGTATTGCTGCCACCAGCTGGGGTTTGAGCCGCAAGTGATCCATGAATGTAATAATATGCCCTCAATTCTGGAGTTGGTGGCCGGAGGTATGGGCCTGGCCATTGTTCCGCAATCGGTCCGGAAATTATTCCGTTTTACGGACCTGGATTTTGTGCCGTTGCGCCAGTTGCCGGTACGCACGGAAACCATGCTGGTTTTTGATCCGGAGAACCGCCAGCCTGCCTTACCGGTATTTGTGGCATTATTGGAGAAAGCGTATCAGCATTTTAGCAACAGCCTGGGGAAACATACATAG
- a CDS encoding helix-turn-helix domain-containing protein has translation MSIKEPFPVFGIREFREQQQSEDDLVYQELHGARVIEKPHKHDFFFFLLFEKGSGIHSIDFIDYRVRPRQLHLLFPDQVHSWRLGKNTSGFQLMISRPVFETFSDALRFSFFLYQHHPVLDLPEPVFKKLMYEFRSIKEELEQVPVQSEIVTLRTRLIAQLASREAEHKFEDFEVYRTRPVLLKYQSLVDVYFKEQKSVSFYAGQLHITANYLNILCKRYFHVPATFLIQNRVILEAKRLMQVSEKSVKEIAYELGFSDLAYFSNFFKSKTGFAPREFRQQL, from the coding sequence GTGAGCATAAAAGAGCCGTTCCCGGTTTTTGGGATCCGGGAATTTAGGGAACAACAACAATCCGAGGACGACCTGGTGTATCAGGAGCTACACGGAGCGCGGGTGATTGAAAAACCGCATAAGCATGATTTCTTCTTTTTTCTTTTGTTTGAAAAAGGAAGCGGCATTCATTCCATCGACTTTATCGATTACCGGGTAAGGCCCCGCCAGTTGCATCTGTTGTTCCCGGACCAGGTACATAGCTGGCGGCTGGGGAAAAATACCTCGGGGTTCCAGCTGATGATCAGCCGGCCGGTTTTTGAAACGTTTTCTGACGCGTTACGCTTTTCATTTTTTCTTTACCAGCATCACCCGGTGCTGGATCTTCCGGAACCGGTGTTTAAAAAACTGATGTACGAGTTCCGATCAATAAAAGAAGAACTGGAGCAGGTACCGGTTCAGTCGGAGATCGTTACCCTTCGCACCCGCCTGATTGCGCAACTGGCCAGCCGGGAAGCAGAACACAAGTTTGAGGATTTTGAAGTGTATCGTACCCGGCCTGTTTTGTTAAAATACCAATCCCTGGTGGACGTGTATTTTAAAGAACAGAAATCGGTGAGCTTTTATGCCGGCCAGCTGCATATAACCGCCAACTATTTAAACATTCTTTGCAAACGGTATTTTCATGTGCCGGCCACTTTCCTGATCCAGAACCGGGTGATACTGGAAGCAAAGCGCCTGATGCAGGTTTCCGAAAAATCGGTAAAGGAAATAGCCTATGAACTGGGGTTCAGCGATCTTGCCTATTTCTCAAATTTTTTTAAAAGCAAAACCGGGTTTGCTCCAAGGGAGTTCCGGCAGCAGTTATAA
- a CDS encoding amidohydrolase → MVPRSISRKDFIKNSSILFAAGSGLLATGEAVAAGSQTAVATGKTLTLKNVRLETGFEYEGEEVTGTKTALFTIEISDGKIKSVLPNNPAAKAVDAKGLLLLPAFREMHIHLDKTYYGEKWKATGKRQGGVKEMIALEQQIIPELLKNSTYKAEKLIELLQSKGSNVARSHVNIEPTSKLDSLKHLQQALENKKNSFEAELVAFPQHGIFYTDSAPLMKDAAQMGVDYIGGLDPTTIDGSIEKSMDFVVQLALDYKKGIDIHLHEGGESGVKTIEYLVNKVNENPVLKGKTFVSHCFALAYLDRKKQEEMAEKMGNAGVGVMSTIPFGGMIMPIPTLYKYGVDVRAGNDCIIDHWNTFGSGSVLQKANLATQLYGYRTEFDLSRILKLATHNVLPLDDKGNRQWPRVGDKADLVLIDASCSAEAVSRISPVRSLIHRGTVVF, encoded by the coding sequence ATGGTACCCCGATCCATTTCTAGGAAGGATTTTATTAAGAACTCTTCCATTCTTTTTGCCGCCGGCAGTGGTTTGCTGGCAACCGGTGAAGCCGTTGCCGCCGGCAGCCAAACTGCTGTTGCCACAGGGAAAACGCTTACATTAAAAAATGTGCGGTTGGAAACGGGGTTTGAATATGAAGGAGAAGAAGTGACCGGCACAAAAACAGCGTTGTTTACTATTGAGATCAGTGATGGGAAAATAAAATCGGTATTGCCCAATAATCCTGCGGCGAAGGCCGTGGATGCAAAAGGCTTATTGTTATTGCCGGCCTTCAGGGAAATGCATATCCACCTGGATAAAACCTACTATGGCGAAAAATGGAAGGCTACCGGCAAAAGGCAGGGCGGTGTAAAAGAAATGATCGCGCTGGAACAGCAGATCATCCCGGAGTTGCTGAAAAATTCTACCTATAAAGCAGAAAAACTGATCGAGCTGCTGCAATCGAAGGGCAGCAATGTGGCCCGCAGCCACGTCAACATCGAACCCACTTCAAAGCTGGATTCGTTAAAGCATCTGCAGCAAGCCCTGGAAAATAAAAAGAACTCTTTTGAGGCGGAGCTGGTGGCTTTTCCGCAACATGGTATTTTTTATACGGATTCCGCCCCCCTGATGAAGGATGCCGCACAAATGGGCGTGGATTATATCGGGGGACTGGATCCCACCACTATTGATGGCAGCATTGAGAAGAGCATGGACTTTGTGGTACAGCTGGCGCTGGATTACAAAAAAGGCATCGATATTCATTTACACGAAGGGGGCGAATCAGGTGTAAAAACCATTGAGTACCTGGTGAACAAGGTAAATGAAAACCCGGTATTGAAAGGGAAGACCTTCGTTAGTCATTGCTTTGCGCTGGCCTATCTCGACCGGAAGAAGCAGGAAGAAATGGCAGAGAAGATGGGGAACGCCGGGGTAGGCGTGATGTCTACCATTCCATTTGGAGGCATGATCATGCCCATTCCTACGTTATATAAATACGGTGTGGATGTACGTGCAGGAAACGACTGTATCATCGATCATTGGAATACGTTTGGCTCGGGCAGTGTATTACAGAAGGCCAATCTTGCGACCCAGCTCTATGGGTATCGTACAGAATTTGACCTGTCGCGCATATTAAAACTGGCCACCCACAATGTACTGCCGCTGGATGATAAAGGGAACCGGCAGTGGCCCCGGGTGGGTGATAAAGCCGATTTGGTATTGATCGATGCCAGCTGTTCGGCAGAAGCCGTATCCCGTATTTCGCCGGTGCGCTCCCTCATTCACCGCGGAACCGTCGTATTTTAA
- a CDS encoding ankyrin repeat domain-containing protein — translation MNTKDTGIVAAVKKNQLSVVEAALKKGADVNTVDQDKRSLLLIATHANNLEMATLLVTHGANVNQQDQIKDSPFLYAGAAGFTELVKLFLEHGARFDVFNRYNGTALIPACERGHIEVVKLLANTKGFPMDHVNRLGWTALMEAVVLGNGSKKYVTVVQLLADAGCNVNIPDQDGVTALQHARSRGYTKIAGILEKTAAGKR, via the coding sequence ATGAATACAAAAGACACGGGCATTGTAGCAGCGGTAAAAAAAAATCAGCTGTCGGTAGTGGAAGCTGCATTGAAAAAGGGGGCGGACGTAAATACGGTTGATCAGGACAAGCGGTCCCTGTTGCTGATTGCCACCCATGCCAATAACCTGGAAATGGCAACGCTATTGGTGACGCATGGCGCAAATGTGAACCAGCAGGACCAGATTAAGGACAGTCCTTTTTTGTACGCCGGAGCGGCGGGATTTACGGAGCTAGTAAAACTATTCCTGGAACATGGCGCCCGCTTTGACGTGTTTAACCGGTATAACGGAACGGCGCTGATCCCGGCCTGCGAACGGGGGCATATCGAAGTGGTTAAACTCCTGGCGAATACAAAGGGGTTTCCCATGGATCATGTGAACCGGCTGGGATGGACGGCACTGATGGAGGCCGTGGTACTGGGCAACGGGTCAAAAAAATATGTAACCGTGGTGCAGTTGCTGGCAGATGCGGGGTGTAATGTAAATATTCCCGATCAGGATGGTGTTACGGCCTTACAGCATGCCCGCTCCAGGGGGTATACAAAAATTGCCGGCATCCTGGAAAAGACTGCCGCCGGGAAAAGATGA
- a CDS encoding MFS transporter, producing the protein MCTTNIKMLNEPVETTRGQLHRAHRPEQTPARPPLSRGTLWLMTIATGVVVGNNYYNQPLLGLMARDFGVSEGRISNIAMLTQVGFALGLLLIVPLGDMLRRRRLILIDFGLIILSLIGMTIAPTVGWLLLASLMVGFTSVLPQLFVPMAAELAAREKQSAAIGMVMSGLLLGILLSRVVSGVVGDLWGWKMMYYMATGAMVLLAGLIALKLPEVHPSFKGSYGSLMRSLLHLTRTQPVLRLAAFRGAMGFAAFSAFWTTLVFHLEDAPFHAGAAVAGSFGIIGAVGALAAALVGRVARLVTPFRIILWAIVLLIVSWCIFYIGGYTYMGLIMGVILLDLGLQSMHILNQSSFFALNLGANNRLNTVYMFSYFIGGALGTYLAAQAWKYGQWNGIVAIGIAFTLLALAAHLVYGRRTVAGGGSSRSAL; encoded by the coding sequence ATGTGTACTACAAATATTAAAATGCTGAACGAACCTGTAGAAACAACCAGGGGGCAATTACACCGCGCACATCGCCCCGAACAAACGCCGGCCCGGCCACCATTGAGCCGCGGAACGCTCTGGCTGATGACCATCGCCACCGGTGTAGTGGTAGGAAACAATTATTATAACCAGCCCTTGCTGGGGCTGATGGCCCGGGATTTTGGGGTGAGTGAAGGTCGCATCAGCAATATTGCCATGCTCACGCAGGTAGGCTTTGCCCTGGGATTATTGCTGATTGTGCCGTTGGGCGATATGCTTCGTCGCCGGCGGTTGATCCTTATTGATTTTGGATTGATCATCCTTTCGCTCATCGGTATGACCATTGCACCTACAGTGGGGTGGCTGCTCCTGGCCAGCTTAATGGTGGGTTTTACATCGGTACTTCCCCAATTATTTGTGCCCATGGCTGCCGAGCTGGCGGCAAGGGAAAAGCAAAGTGCGGCGATCGGCATGGTGATGAGCGGCTTGTTGCTGGGTATCTTATTATCGAGGGTTGTGAGTGGGGTAGTGGGTGATCTCTGGGGCTGGAAAATGATGTATTATATGGCTACGGGGGCGATGGTATTACTGGCCGGGCTGATTGCATTAAAGCTGCCGGAAGTACATCCCTCGTTTAAAGGAAGCTATGGATCGTTAATGCGCTCCCTTCTACACCTTACCCGCACACAGCCGGTGCTGCGTTTGGCCGCATTTCGCGGAGCAATGGGATTTGCGGCGTTTAGTGCGTTCTGGACTACGCTGGTGTTTCATCTTGAGGATGCACCATTTCATGCCGGAGCTGCGGTGGCAGGGTCTTTTGGTATTATTGGTGCTGTAGGTGCCCTGGCCGCCGCATTGGTGGGGCGGGTAGCCCGGTTGGTAACGCCGTTCCGGATTATTTTGTGGGCGATTGTGCTACTGATCGTGAGCTGGTGCATTTTTTATATTGGCGGGTATACCTATATGGGACTGATCATGGGTGTGATCCTGCTGGACCTTGGATTGCAATCGATGCATATCCTGAACCAGTCTTCCTTTTTTGCCTTAAACCTGGGTGCCAATAACCGGCTGAATACGGTTTATATGTTCAGTTATTTTATAGGGGGCGCTTTGGGTACCTACCTGGCGGCACAGGCCTGGAAGTATGGACAATGGAATGGCATAGTGGCCATCGGCATTGCCTTTACCCTACTGGCGCTGGCGGCGCACCTGGTCTATGGCCGGCGTACGGTTGCAGGCGGCGGATCGTCCCGTTCTGCGTTATAA
- a CDS encoding aminotransferase-like domain-containing protein: MKKAFIYLEITRKLAFQIRSGVFKTGDRLPSVRTLSSEQGVSINTAKRIYLELEKQSLIESRPQSGYFVTNRIRRPLPVPEASRPLPVKSSEAPNEIIGKVYGNMGKKELILFSVGAPSEALLPLSRLNREMTRAIRQLQGNGTAYESIQGNLKLRNALARRSFFWGGDLTADDIVTTAGGMNALSFCMMAVSKPGDTIAVESPVYPGILQLARSLNLKVLELPTHPLTGIEIDALKKVVHKIRLCLLVTNFNTPLGSLMPEAHKKEVVQLLANHHIPLIEDDIYGELYFGKSRPKCCKAFDQHGLVLWCGSVSKTLAPGYRVGWVAPGRYKEAILNLKYVHSISPTAITQETTARFFENDRYDNHLHQLRNRLQWNLNRFTDTIAACFPAGTCVSSPQGGLALWVELSNRIDTAELYERAIRQKISIAPGRMFTLQDQYHHCMRLCIGLPWTDELDRKLKQLGKIAASML, from the coding sequence GTGAAAAAAGCATTTATTTACCTGGAAATAACCCGGAAGCTGGCCTTCCAAATCCGTAGCGGCGTGTTCAAAACCGGCGACCGCCTGCCATCTGTCAGAACCTTAAGCAGTGAACAGGGTGTCAGCATTAACACCGCAAAGAGGATATACCTGGAACTGGAAAAACAATCCCTGATAGAATCCCGTCCCCAATCCGGCTACTTTGTCACCAACCGTATCCGGCGTCCCTTGCCGGTTCCGGAAGCCAGCCGGCCGCTGCCGGTTAAAAGCAGCGAAGCACCTAACGAAATCATCGGCAAGGTGTATGGGAACATGGGGAAAAAAGAGCTCATATTATTCTCCGTAGGTGCCCCTTCTGAAGCACTGCTTCCTTTATCCCGGCTTAACAGGGAAATGACACGGGCTATACGTCAACTGCAGGGCAACGGTACTGCTTATGAATCGATACAGGGAAACCTGAAACTTAGAAATGCCCTTGCGAGAAGATCCTTTTTCTGGGGCGGAGACCTTACTGCGGATGATATTGTAACCACTGCAGGCGGCATGAATGCACTTTCGTTTTGCATGATGGCTGTTAGCAAACCAGGAGATACCATCGCCGTGGAAAGCCCTGTATATCCTGGCATTCTACAATTAGCACGCAGCCTGAATTTAAAAGTGCTGGAGCTGCCTACGCATCCGCTTACCGGCATCGAAATCGATGCTTTAAAAAAGGTAGTTCACAAGATCCGGCTCTGCCTGCTGGTTACCAATTTCAATACGCCGCTGGGCAGCCTGATGCCGGAGGCGCATAAAAAAGAAGTGGTACAATTATTAGCCAACCATCATATACCACTCATTGAAGATGATATTTATGGCGAACTGTATTTTGGCAAAAGCCGGCCAAAATGCTGTAAGGCTTTCGATCAGCATGGATTGGTATTATGGTGCGGCTCTGTATCAAAGACCCTGGCACCGGGCTACCGCGTGGGATGGGTAGCGCCCGGAAGATACAAGGAGGCCATACTCAACCTGAAATACGTTCATTCGATTTCGCCTACCGCTATTACCCAGGAAACAACGGCCCGGTTCTTTGAGAATGATCGCTATGATAACCACCTGCATCAACTACGCAATCGCCTGCAATGGAATCTTAACCGCTTTACCGATACCATTGCCGCCTGCTTTCCGGCCGGCACCTGCGTCAGCAGCCCGCAGGGCGGGCTCGCACTATGGGTGGAACTCAGCAACCGGATCGATACCGCCGAATTATATGAACGGGCCATCCGTCAAAAAATAAGTATTGCACCCGGAAGAATGTTTACACTACAGGACCAATATCATCATTGTATGCGTCTTTGTATCGGCCTGCCATGGACGGATGAGCTCGACCGGAAACTGAAACAACTGGGGAAAATAGCGGCTTCTATGTTATAA
- a CDS encoding GNAT family N-acetyltransferase encodes MHAFDIRIGSDQMDIVLIHRFLTEESYWARGISYDIVANAVKHSFCIGVFIDDRQVAFGRLITDYTTFGWLADFFVLTPYRGRGLSKAMLSTLMEQSWTSGLRRLMLNTSDAHGLYRQYGFEQPANTATLMEVYRPKAHLETGHRR; translated from the coding sequence ATGCATGCATTCGACATTCGTATCGGAAGTGACCAAATGGATATTGTACTGATCCATCGGTTTTTAACAGAGGAATCCTACTGGGCCAGGGGTATCAGCTATGATATCGTGGCCAATGCGGTAAAGCATTCATTTTGTATCGGCGTCTTTATAGATGACAGGCAGGTGGCTTTTGGCCGGCTTATTACGGATTATACCACATTTGGCTGGCTGGCCGATTTTTTTGTATTAACACCATACCGGGGGAGAGGCCTTTCGAAAGCCATGCTAAGCACATTGATGGAACAGTCCTGGACAAGCGGGTTGCGACGGCTAATGCTCAACACCAGCGACGCGCATGGTCTTTACCGGCAATACGGGTTTGAGCAGCCGGCCAATACCGCCACGCTGATGGAAGTATACCGGCCAAAAGCGCACTTGGAAACAGGGCATCGCCGTTAG